The Tenebrio molitor chromosome 5, icTenMoli1.1, whole genome shotgun sequence genome segment agacatttatcaaaatccgttcacataggagaaaattctcaaattctgacagtgtcgaacaaaaaataggtttttattagattttttCGCGTAGACTCATGCAATTTAATCTGACGAAgtagttttaaattaaaaaaaaaagaatctaTCCTTTGTGGTGTTTTTATGTATTATTgataaacttatttttttaatccgacagaattaattgaattaataaatattattataattagtaaatattaaTTAGTTAATAAATATAAGTAATTGGAcgagataaaaaatattatctaaTTACAGATTATTCTTCAATTGACCCTTACGTCTTTGAAGATGAAATTAACAGTACTATTGAAGGTCTGAGACCAGACATTCCGGATCCACTTGTAGTTGAACTTTACGAAATTGATTTACCAGAAACAGAAGATGCAATTATAACGtgagaataaataaatgataaatggAGAGCAGGCATTGtttaatgataaataatatcAATTACAGAGGCAATGGTACTATAACTAATTTGAATCTTGCTGGACTTCAGTCATTTCAAGtaacatatttaaatttcgccaTTGTTGGAATGAGACTAAATTTGACTTTAGATCTTCCACAAATTGACTTTTTCACCGATTACAGTTTAAATCTTCTGGTTGGAAATACTGTACCTGTTTTCGGAGATGGTAACCTTACGTAAGTTACAAAGTGATATAGTCATTAATATTTATGTTACGTATAATTCTATTTATGTAGCATTCATATCGAGGATTTAGAAATCCAGGCAACTGCTCAAGCTAACTTAACAGGTGGAATAAGCGTTCAGAATCTTGAGCTACAAATTACGATCGGAAATGCGACAGTAAGTACTAAAAAGATTATacaatttaaatcaataaaattgacgaattttaaaaaatccaggtTCATATTATGTATAATAAGTGTTTTGTCTGAACAACAAGATAGTATTGATCAgagtttttattggaaaatatgttatcaaaatgaaacaacaatttcaatttattttattgtgtgTAACTCAATAACATATTTTGTACTATTTTTTAACTTCGGTTAAAGAGtaaattttatcgttattattACAagtaaatttctatttttattttagttcgATCTTCATGGTCTTTTCAATGATGAAGAATTGAGTGACCTCATTAGTTCAATTCTCAACGACTTGGCTGTTAACTTGATTGACGAAAATCAAGAACTTATCACGCAAATTATTAGTCCTATCGCAGAATCACTTATCAATTCCATTTTGGCCACTCTTCTAGCAACAACTACAGTTCCTCCAGATGTAACAACAACAGCAATCCCAACATAGGCTTTcttattatgaaattattttgatgaatttaaacATAATAAAGATGGTAACATGTAAATCTTGttctgttaattttaaaccctaaatattgtttttaaataaagtatATTGAAACTACAAAACATATGCAAGatatttttatgttgtttGATTTATATCAAAGCATAAGCATAAGCTTCACTTATgactttattttaaagaagTTTTTAAGAGATTGCAGAGAACTTGGCGTAAACGTTAAAAAATCAGTAAAAGTTTGACACAATCGTCATAGGTAGAAAAAGGCTGAAGATgctaaatgaaaaaattatgattgcACAATtgctttattttcaaattgttatttgtaagttttctacaaaatttttaataagttgATCGTTGGTAATTGATAATGGACTTATTATACTTATTTTTACTTCACTGTTGATGAAATTATCTTTATTTTGAAGTAACACGAGTATGTATAAACCTTTCTGCACCTTTGCGCAATGTGAAGAAAACGTTTAACAAAGAAGTTGTTCGAAACATTATTTACACAAATCATAtcttgtatttttaataatttttttgttcgacactgtcagaatttgagaattttctcctatgtgaacggattttgataaatgtcacaacttgtcaaaacgaaacgtcaagctaattttaaaggttttaagcgatttggagtctttaaggggctcgtcgaacaaaaaaacgttgtattcaactcgttcgtgtgtaaattgggccttttttggcacgcgtgggccattttaaaacgcgagtgaaacgagttgaatacaacgtttttttgttcgacgagccccttaaaggctccaaatcgcttaaaacctttaaaattagcttgacgatTCGCTTTGACaagtgacatttatcaaaatccgttcgcataggagaaaattctcaaattctgacagtgtcgaacaaaaaactacTATAAAGTGTTTCTATGATTTATACCTtatcatgattttttttgtgattacTCATGTTAAAGTTCATTGgataatattattttagaaTATGGGAGCACACACCTTCTTATCTTCAAaagcaatttaattaaataaaagtatttttatgtttcattgCAGGTGTCAAGAAAACAATATAATCTTACTTATCACTTACAGAGGTCAACAGGACCACTTAAACTATATAATAACAAATATATTTCACAAAATTCGTATAATTGCATTTACTTTGTGGATCAGCAAAGTTGTTCTTCTGAGGtataattattaaagtaattttgCTTGCAATATTCTTAACTGTGTTTTCGGAAATTGCAAGACCGACCATGAAACAACTCGTAGTGGTACTTTTTGCTCTTCTGAGTGGAGCTTTATCTTCCAATGTAAAGCCAGAAATTTATGGTGAGTCTTTATTTCATATTGAATttcaattgaaatgttcatcaagttggctttgactttattttttaaaatacaacaacatcgtaaattaagttggttagacaaaaatcaaagtcaatttgatgaacttttcaattgaacacgtgttatatttataattattataaatatttcagtcaggtacagttaatttcaaaattatagagtacacctaattttctacagtgtgaaatgcacttaaattttttgtcaatgatcaatgtcaattttgacaaacaaattccgaatctaaccgaaaacgcgaaagtgctcattctttccaaattagaagaagatcCGGTGGATAGCCCAGTATTATAATATTGTGAAGAGCACCGagcagaggataaaacagacaatattatggAGTTCTAAAgtatcagcgacattttatgttgtcaaatttacctaacctatataaaaaatctgacgctcaaatttcaaaaaggcatctttacatgtggaaaaatctgtaataaatcgacttcttgatttttggggtgtactcgataattttgaaattaactgtacggtcggtggacaaataaaactgggacacttaaaatttaatctgtgtaaatcagaccattgaattgtcaatatatttgtcagtgtctacataatatgtcataccaaagttaacctatttgtgataaagccgtaattaaacgatgcaaatttgtaaatttcgactgtacattttaataaattacatattttacatttttagggGTGTCCAATATTGAACCCTACATTATGGAAGATCTAATTAACAGCACAATTGAGGGTATAAGAGCTGACATTCCAGAGCCTTTGTTAATCGACAATCTTACAATTACAATTCCTGAAGAAATTACATTTCTAACGTAAGATCTGGATGTTATTTTGTACTAACTTTGACAAGAATTTCTTCATTTACAGAGGTACTGCAGATCTTTCGAATTTTGAACTTACTGGTTTGAAAGGTTTCCAAGTGCCCTACTTGAATCTTGCAGCAATAGGAATGATACTAAATTTTACTTTCGTTCTGCCTTCTCTAAATCTTAACACTGATTACTGGGGAGATCTTCTAGTTGCTGATTTGATACCACTTTATGGAGACGGCAAAGCTAAGTAAGTTTCCCAGTATTCAAGAATGTGAACAGAcctaatttgtttaatttttatgtacctAAAGCATTCACATTGTGGATGCTGTAATTGAAGGAAGCGCTCAAGCTGAACTTAGCGATGGATTAGGAGTTAAAAATCTTCGTATTCAACTAACAGTAGGATCAGCCACTGTAAGTTTAAGcaatacatatttacttttGCAGTAACATGTTAATTGTTTGTTATTGGTAATGATACATAGTTCTTTAAATCATAACTCTCTGATTTCAGTTTGACATTCATGGTGCCCTCGATGATGAAGATTTCAGCGCTATTTTAAGTGAAGTTTTGAATGATGTCGTCGCCTCTTTCATCGATAATCATCAAGACGTCATTTCAGACCTTATAAGTCCGATTGTTGAAGAGCTTATTAATGCCATTTTGCAATCTACAGCAGCTACAACAACTGTAGCTCAACCGTAAACGCAAAATTTAACGTTACCATTGCACATTATATTTGTCtattttcaataatattataaaataaaatttctactaaaattcttttgtattatttaattggTTTTCAGGATATTCATCAATTCATTCTGcaatataaacattttacTCATTCATATCACAAATACATACACTTGTATttatattaaagaaaattaaaatacatggTGTTAATGATTATTCtacgttattaattttaatggacaatagtttttgaattaggtatgttattgaaaacaAGTGCAGGTGTGATAAATACGCACGAATTAAGTGAGTAGGTACTTGTTAAAGATATCACTAAACATGATTGGATTCATTAGATAAGTAAGAAATTCCTTCTATaacatatttttcattaaaaacaactaacaacaaacaactattaggtaggtacctaatagtatattattcaatgagcgaataatgatggctattactcatgaggattgataaataagtttcattattagacaaactgaaactgacgttttgcattaaaatttgctattgaACTTCATAAACTAGAAGCTATGAAATTTGtcgtgagttttgaaattattattattcaacgggGCGTGGGTAATGACCCCTGTTATCTAATAAAAACACTTTATTAATTACGCTATTATACAATAGAAGCAGAAAAtggtagtttatttaacgagttcgtgtgtaaattggactttttttggcatgagtggcccagtttaaaacgcgagtgaacgagttgaatacaacgttttttgctcgacgagccccttaaaggctccaaatcgcttaaaatctttaaaattagcttggcGTTTcgttatcaaaatccgttcacacaggagaaaattctcaaattctgacagtgtcgaacaaaaaacattttatttattatatataaacataaatataattttaacttttaactaCACCATAAACCTGTAAAAGTTAGGTTTCTGGGCCATAAAGCTCAAACGTATGTGTTTTGCAGGTGTGATAAAGCGAACAATTATAAATACCTACTTGTTGCAGATATCAGTAGATATCAGTAGATTCATTAGATAGTGATGAAATCACATAACATAACATACCATAAATCATTTTCATTAGATATTGTTGTGTTCTTTTTCTCTAGGTATGTACGATCTTTCCCGTTGcagtaaaattgaaaatgttataaatgtaacaatatttgtaaattaaaGCTGTGTATGatataaaattcataactgcATCTAACTTTTAatcttttcatattttttattttgcagatTAACATTGTcaacatgaaaaattttacaatctaTTTAACACTCAGTCTTCTATGTGGATGCGTCTTTTCGGTGTCAGATTATGAAGGTAAGATCAAATTTTCTCTCGACAATGacttttattcaaaacattttaataagtAATGACAATCTCGTCAGTTTAAAACtcttaaatatttgaaattaaaatacaatttaaatttaaaaaaaaatgttgtcaatTGTCTTAATAATTAGgcacaacaaaattttctaaaaaatagaataattatttaagactatattgaactttattattttata includes the following:
- the LOC138131418 gene encoding uncharacterized protein encodes the protein MRQFLILIALFAGVITYSVNPQLDDYSSIDPYVFEDEINSTIEGLRPDIPDPLVVELYEIDLPETEDAIITGNGTITNLNLAGLQSFQVTYLNFAIVGMRLNLTLDLPQIDFFTDYSLNLLVGNTVPVFGDGNLTIHIEDLEIQATAQANLTGGISVQNLELQITIGNATFDLHGLFNDEELSDLISSILNDLAVNLIDENQELITQIISPIAESLINSILATLLATTTVPPDVTTTAIPT
- the LOC138131425 gene encoding uncharacterized protein, translated to MKQLVVVLFALLSGALSSNVKPEIYGVSNIEPYIMEDLINSTIEGIRADIPEPLLIDNLTITIPEEITFLTGTADLSNFELTGLKGFQVPYLNLAAIGMILNFTFVLPSLNLNTDYWGDLLVADLIPLYGDGKANIHIVDAVIEGSAQAELSDGLGVKNLRIQLTVGSATFDIHGALDDEDFSAILSEVLNDVVASFIDNHQDVISDLISPIVEELINAILQSTAATTTVAQP